A part of Arachis hypogaea cultivar Tifrunner chromosome 12, arahy.Tifrunner.gnm2.J5K5, whole genome shotgun sequence genomic DNA contains:
- the LOC112730101 gene encoding uncharacterized protein yields MTTETQPAETSWSIHVDGASNREGSGAGVLLKEGNKVIAEQSLQFRFTTSNNQAEYEALLVGLKLTQQLKIPQITVYCDSVLVVHQIKGDYQVKDPLLEKYWLITKDLISKFNEFNIIHVNREQNSRVDVLSKLATTRQTTNTPALSQLTLDKPSFELNTILSITHVHDWRTPFLEYIKTGAVPKEESNLPLFRRRASFYTVIGNTLYRRGYSQPLLKCISKDEAEEIMAETHEGVCGNHIGGRALAAKILRTGYYWPTVKRDCISKVKTCNNCQKHATVSEIPAEKFHTVEPLANITADKVRSFLWKNIICRFGIPREIISDNGRQFTDHKLASFLTNFNIKHRFSSVEHPQINGQVESANRIILQGLKRKLGEAKGE; encoded by the exons ATGACTACTGAAACACAACCCGCAGAGACGAGTTGGAGTATACACGTAGATGGAGCATCAAACAGGGAAGGAAGCGGAGCAGGTGTACTACTAAAGGAAGGAAACAAAGTGATAGCCGAGCAATCACTACAGTTCCGTTTTACTACAAGcaataaccaggcagaatatgaggctCTGCTAGTAGGACTGAAGCTCACCCAACAGCTCAAAATACCTCAGATAACAGTTTACTGTGACTCTGTACTTGTAGTGCATCAAATTAAGGGTGACTACCAAGTAAAAGATCCTTTGTTAGAGAaatattggctcataacaaaggatcttatttcaaaattcaacgAATTTAACATTATTCATGTGAACCGAGAACAAAACAGTAGAGTTGATGTGTTATCCAAATTAGCCACGACCAGGCAAACAACAAACACACCAGCACTATCACAGTTAACACTTGATAAACCGAGCTTTGAGCTAAACACGATATTAAGTATAACGCATGTACACGATTGGAGGACACCTTTCCTCGAATACATCAAAACAGGAGCTGTACCAAAAGAGGAATCAAACCTACCACTCTTCCGAAGAAGAGCAAGCTTCTATACAGTAATAGGAAACACCCTGTACAGGCGAGGATACTCACAACCGCTCCTCAAATGCATCAGCAAGGACGAAGCCGAAGAGATCATGGCAGAAACACATGAGGGGGTCTGCGGGAACCACATCGGAGGCCGAGCACTGGCCGCTAAAATATTACGAACAGGATACTACTGGCCAACAGTCAAAAGAGACTGCATTTCAAAGGTCAAAACATGCAATAATTGCCAAAAGCACGCCACAGTCTCAGAAATCCCAGCAGAAAAATTCCACACCGTAGAG CCACTGGCGAACATAACGGCAGACAAGGTGAGATCTTTCCTATGGAAAAATATCATATGTAGGTTTGGCATACCAAGAGAAATAATCTCTGATAACGGAAGACAGTTCACAGATCATAAACTCGCCTCCTTTCTAACCAATTTCAATATTAAACATCGTTTCAGCTCAGTTGAGCACCCACAAATAAACGGACAAGTCGAGTCCGCTAACAGAATTATCTTGCAAGGCCTGAAGAGAAAGCTCGGAGAAGCCAAAGGCGAGTAG
- the LOC112730100 gene encoding putative pentatricopeptide repeat-containing protein At1g69350, mitochondrial: protein MDEFVQNSLIDMYLKCGFADLAYLVFDKITEKSIVTWNCMISGLSQNGFSVAALKLFDQMYFSCLKIDEVTFLCAIQACSNLGYDERISATLVDMYAKSGDLQTDKRVFDIMPEKSVVSWSTMIAAYGIHGQMIAAGSLLTKMVESGIRPNEVTFMNILSACRHARSMEARKFYFNSMRDYGIEPNIEHFASIVDLLSRTGDLDEAHRIIKSMLFPVDSSIWGALLNGCQIHGRKDLIRQINNDLQEISTDDTGYYTLLSNIYAKGGYLHESRAVRTKMEGMGLKKVPGYSTIEVDRKIYRFGAGNASESKEIYMFEEYLRSSGQLCDVEGYNSIFSEDYNIKSLRRKASYRAVIVGMDPVCCESTSWMENAQVKKLSRGSTQPFYQGPKEVGRVGYKLLALMENGVFWFHLFWLDGDEHVYFMFDIHRSIMAKQVMEFSVEVDDVGGGGSSHSNFV from the exons atggATGAATTTGTTCAGAACTCCTTGATAGACATGTATTTAAAATGCGGCTTTGCCGACTTGGCATACCTGGTTTTTGACAAGATTACAGAAAAAAGTATTGTGACATGGAACTGCATGATTTCTGGGCTTTCTCAGAATGGCTTTTCAGTAGCAGCACTCAAACTATTTGATCAGATGTACTTTAGTTGTCTGAAGATTGATGAAGTAACCTTCTTATGTGCAATTCAAGCTTGTTCCAATTTGGGCTACGATGAGCggatttctgcca CTTTGGTTGACATGTATGCCAAATCTGGAGACCTTCAAACAGACAAACGAGTTTTTGATATCATGCCAGAGAAAAGCGTTGTGTCATGGAGTACCATGATCGCTGCTTATGGTATACACGGTCAAATGATTGCGGCTGGTTCACTCTTAACAAAAATGGTAGAGTCAGGCATCAGACCAAACGAAGTAACCTTCATGAATATCTTATCCGCATGTAGGCATGCCAGATCAATGGAGGCCAGAAAATTCTATTTCAACTCGATGAGGGATTATGGCATAGAGCCTAACATAGAACATTTTGCCTCTATAGTCGACCTCCTAAGCCGCACTGGTGATCTTGATGAAGCAcacagaataattaaatcaatGCTCTTCCCTGTAGATTCTAGCATATGGGGAGCTCTACTTAACGGATGCCAAATTCATGGTAGGAAAGACCTGATTCGACAAATTAACAATGACCTTCAAGAAATAAGTACAGATGATACAGGGTACTATACGTTGTTATCTAATATATATGCCAAAGGAGGATACCTCCATGAATCCAGAGCGGTGAGAACAAAGATGGAAGGGATGGGACTAAAGAAGGTTCCTGGTTATAGCACCATTGAAGTTGATAGGAAAATCTACAGATTTGGAGCTGGAAATGCTTCTGAATCTAAAGAAATTTACATGTTTGAAGAATATTTACGAAGTTCGGGACAACTATGTGACGTAGAAGGCTATAATAGTATATTTTCTGAGGATTATAATATTAAGAGCTTGCGGAGAAAAGCTA GCTATAGAGCTGTGATAGTTGGAATGGATCCAGTATGTTGTGAATCAACTTCATGGATGGAAAACGCCCAGGTTAAGAAGTTATCTCGTGGTTCCACTCAACCATTTTATCAG GGACCAAAAGAAGTTGGAAGAGTTGGGTATAAGTTGCTAGCACTGATGGAAAATGGAGTTTTTTGGTTTCATCTATTTTGGCTTGATGGTGATGAGCATGTGTACTTCATGTTTGATATTCATAGGAGTATCATGGCGAAACAAGTGATGGAGTTTTCTGTGGAGGTCGatgatgttggtggtggtggttctagTCACTCGAATTTTGTCTAG
- the LOC140176749 gene encoding uncharacterized protein has protein sequence MVDLNMPPEGSQEASNVEVRNVDLMDDGVESHDGSAIKDLMMDQYEVNPDDENYADEEPPKIPDDCDEEEEMNYYGDTQISLTQPAISRPYDRPDHFTRLNLDAITSDCSFTQGGPEEDPSNEFEVGQQFENKEEVMLAVKQYNIRRAAEYKIVESNQLRYNAQCIQFGPDCNWSILISYCRKQEKWEDRRYTGPHTCMQTSMGQDHCRLDSKMIAQHIFTMVKADPTISIRVLQGGVENHFGYNASYRKVWLAKQRVIARIYGDWEKSYSELPRWLFAMQMYLLGKIYFKFGYSLLYNSYVYNKPTNYVSLGTWVQLVTQPWPGSANTIMFHRVFWTFPPCVEAFKHCKPLISIDGTHLYGKYSGTLLTAIAQDGNANILPIAFAVVEGETKETWSFFLLYLREHVTPQPGVLVISDRHKSIDGALNAEGSLWKPPHAVLAFCTRHIAANFMTHFKNKDLKKVLINAAYSKSQREFAHYFGRLRGENVAITNWLEEMPSSQWAQYADEGRRFGHLTTNISECINAVMKGSHNLPITTLVKSSYFCLGKLFARKGFEALAQLQASVS, from the exons ATGGTGGATCTAAATATGCCACCTGAGGGTAGTCAGGAGGCGTCTAATGTTGAAGTTCGTAACGTTGACTTAATGGATGACGGTGTTGAAAGTCATGATGGTTCTGCTATCAAAGACCTGATGATGGATCAGTATGAAGTTAACCCCGATGATGAAAATTATGCTGACgaagaaccacccaaaattcCTGATGATTGTgacgaggaagaagagatgaactACTACGGCGACACACAAATCTCTCTGACACAGCCTGCGATTTCTCGTCCATATGACCGGCCGGATCATTTCACTAGATTGAATCTCGATGCAATAACTTCAGATTGTTCATTTACCCAGGGAGGCCCTGAAGAGGATCCAAGCAACGAGTTTGAGGTTGGACAacaatttgagaacaaggaagaAGTCATGTTGGCAGTTAAGCAGTACAATATCAGGAGGGCTGCGGAGTACAAAATAGTAGAGAGTAACCAATTGAGGTACAATGCACAATGTATCCAGTTTGGACCCGATTGTAATTGGAGCATACTCATATCATATTGCCGCAAGCAAGAAAAGTGGGAGGATAGGAGATACACTGGTCCTCATACTTGCATGCAAACTTCGATGGGGCAAGACCATTGTAGGTTGGATTCAAAGATGATTGCGCAACACATTTTCACGATGGTCAAAGCCGATCCAACAATCAGCATCAGGGTTCTCCAAGGAGGTGTGGAGAATCACTTTGGTTACAACGCGTCCTACAGAAAGGTTTGGCTTGCAAAACAGAGAGTCATTGCTAGAATATATGGCGATTGGGAGAAGTCATACAGCGAGCTTCCTCGTTGGTTATTCGCTATGCAGATGTACTTGCTTGGTAAGATTTATTTCAAGTTTGGTTATTCGCTATTATATAATTCATACGTGTACAATAAGCCCACTAATTATGTCTCTTTAGGTACTTGGGTGCAACTAGTGACACAGCCTTGGCCTGGTTCTGCCAACACTATCATGTTTCATCGGGTCTTTTGGACATTTCCACCGTGTGTTGAggctttcaagcattgcaagccacTTATTTCCATTGATGGCACTCACTTATATGGTAAATACAGTGGAACCTTGCTGACGGCCATAGCTCAAGACGGCAATGCAAACATTCTGCCTATTGCATTTGCCGTTGTTGAGGGTGAGACAAAGGAGACGTGGTCGTTCTTTCTTTTGTATCTACGGGAGCATGTGACACCACAACCCGgggtgttagtgatttcagacagACACAAATCCATTGATGGTGCACTGAATGCCGAAGGGAGTTTATGGAAACCACCTCACGCCGTCCTAGCGTTTTGTACAAGACACATTGCAGCAAACTTCATGACTCACTTTAAGAACAAAGATTTGAAGAAGGTTCTTATTAACGCAGCGTACTCGAAGTCACAGCGTGAGTTCGCTCATTATTTTGGCCGTTTGAGGGGCGAAAATGTAGCAATCACAAACTGGCTTGAAGAAATGCCATCGTCACAGTGGGCACAGTATGCTGATGAGGGTCGTCGATTTGGTCACTTGACGACCAATATCTCCGAGTGCATTAACGCTGTTATGAAGGGTTCCCATAATTTGCCAATCACGACTCTTGTTAAGTCAAGTTATTTCTGTTTGGGTAAACTTTTTGCAAGAAAAGGTTTCGAGGCACTAGCCCAACTTCAGGCCA GTGTTTCCTAA
- the LOC140176748 gene encoding putative pentatricopeptide repeat-containing protein At1g69350, mitochondrial, translating to MVSSYNRNECFREALASFIQMQESQVEPNAVTMINALYSCARLGRLKEGKSVHCFILRKAMDLGDLDLGPALVEFYVAFWEPSSCHKLLNITENIVSWNILISFYARAGLHENTMVLFANMLSKGLIPDSYSLASSISASAGIGSIEFG from the coding sequence ATGGTTTCATCCTATAATCGAAATGAGTGCTTTAGAGAAGCACTTGCAAGTTTTATCCAAATGCAGGAGTCACAAGTGGAACCAAATGCAGTGACAATGATTAATGCTCTGTATTCATGTGCTAGATTAGGGCGGTTAAAAGAGGGAAAGTCAGTTCATTGCTTTATTTTAAGAAAAGCAATGGATTTAGGAGATCTTGATCTCGGTCCTGCATTAGTGGAGTTTTATGTTGCATTTTGGGAACCAAGCAGTTGTCATAAACTTCTTAATATAACCGAAAATATTGTGTCATGGAACATACTTATATCGTTTTATGCTAGGGCGGGATTACATGAAAACACAATGGTACTCTTTGCTAATATGTTGAGTAAGGGGTTAATCCCGGACTCATATAGCCTAGCAAGTTCTATTTCAGCAAGTGCAGGCATTGGTTCGATAGAATTCGGATAG
- the LOC140176747 gene encoding putative pentatricopeptide repeat-containing protein At1g69350, mitochondrial produces the protein MTLYMPLFRTCSTLRSLTQFYAHLVVTGLHNDLLPSTKLIESYSHMGSLLSSSLIFDTHPSPDSFMLGVLIKCYLWNHLFHQVVSLYHSHIHMGNFIFVYPSVLRAVSGVGDLVTGRKVHGMVIKSGLESDAVIRTSLLCMYGELYCLGDAQKVFDKMPKRDLVS, from the coding sequence ATGACACTATACATGCCATTGTTTAGGACATGTTCCACCTTAAGATCACTCACCCAGTTTTATGCCCATCTTGTCGTAACTGGACTCCACAACGACCTACTTCCCTCCACAAAGCTCATTGAGTCATATTCTCACATGGGTTCCCTCCTTTCATCAAGTCTCATTTTTGACACCCACCCATCACCTGATTCCTTCATGTTAGGTGTCCTCATCAAGTGTTATTTATGGAACCACCTTTTTCACCAAGTGGTTTCACTCTACCATAGTCACATTCACATGGGTAACTTCATTTTTGTGTACCCTTCTGTTCTGAGGGCTGTCTCTGGTGTTGGAGACTTGGTTACCGGAAGAAAGGTCCATGGTATGGTGATTAAGTCCGGCCTTGAATCAGATGCTGTAATTAGAACCTCATTGTTGTGTATGTATGGTGAATTGTACTGTTTGGGTGATGCCCAGAAGGTGTTCGATAAAATGCCTAAGAGGGACTTGGTTTCCTGA